A single region of the Hyalangium gracile genome encodes:
- a CDS encoding acyltransferase, which yields MTSASPPPATPSHRMVWLDANRILAAVGIVLIHSSTNFSGAPFKSPDPLMNLATAFVRSVAEISSAEIFLVFSLFLLAHKLEKGDTAYGSIVLGQAKRLLLPFLIWTLFFAFFRLLKASAFGYSEAIWNELQAARSWVGYLLTGSAQYHLHFLPTLFILILAYPCMRMARRYPILGLLLIPLLYLMDFVQRWMWGAITDPFMRVMALQGVKDLGYLGYGMQAFSLYAWWKRGADREESRDLLRLLLLLVGLAFLTTLVYAFSVAKAGSWVDRNGGAFYANRLMPVLVFGAFMAASHLNWSPLFSRLSPYTFGVYLLHPILIDLFDIVAFTERWDLSPLVMIFSKFALVVPGSFALAYGFGKLKPLAFLIGLERAAEPRLAPAPAQGQQTPAESPAPSA from the coding sequence ATGACAAGCGCCTCTCCCCCTCCAGCGACTCCCTCACACCGCATGGTCTGGCTCGATGCCAATCGCATCCTGGCCGCCGTAGGCATCGTCCTGATTCACAGCTCGACGAACTTCAGCGGAGCTCCCTTCAAGAGCCCCGACCCGCTGATGAACCTGGCCACCGCGTTCGTCCGCAGCGTCGCGGAGATCTCCAGCGCCGAGATCTTCCTGGTGTTCTCCCTGTTCCTGCTGGCCCACAAGCTGGAGAAGGGGGACACGGCCTACGGCTCCATCGTCCTGGGTCAGGCGAAGCGACTGCTGCTCCCCTTCTTGATCTGGACGCTGTTCTTCGCGTTCTTCCGTCTGTTGAAGGCCTCGGCCTTTGGCTACAGCGAGGCCATCTGGAACGAGCTCCAGGCAGCGCGCTCGTGGGTGGGCTACCTGCTCACGGGCTCGGCGCAGTACCACCTGCACTTCCTGCCCACCCTCTTCATCCTCATCCTGGCGTATCCCTGCATGCGGATGGCCCGGCGCTACCCCATCCTGGGCCTGCTGCTCATTCCCCTGCTGTACCTCATGGACTTCGTGCAGCGCTGGATGTGGGGCGCCATCACCGACCCGTTCATGCGAGTCATGGCCCTGCAGGGGGTGAAGGATCTCGGCTACCTCGGCTACGGCATGCAGGCGTTCAGCCTCTATGCCTGGTGGAAGCGGGGGGCGGACCGCGAGGAGTCCCGGGACCTCTTGCGGCTGCTGCTCCTGCTGGTGGGCCTGGCCTTCCTGACGACGCTGGTCTACGCCTTCTCCGTGGCGAAGGCGGGCAGCTGGGTCGACCGGAACGGCGGCGCGTTCTACGCCAACCGCCTGATGCCCGTCCTGGTGTTCGGCGCCTTCATGGCGGCCTCGCACCTCAACTGGTCGCCCCTCTTCAGCAGGCTGTCCCCGTACACCTTCGGTGTCTACCTGCTGCACCCCATCCTGATCGATCTCTTCGACATCGTGGCCTTCACCGAGCGCTGGGACCTCTCCCCGCTGGTGATGATCTTCTCGAAGTTCGCCCTCGTCGTCCCGGGCTCCTTCGCCCTGGCCTACGGGTTCGGGAAGCTCAAGCCGCTGGCCTTCCTGATCGGTCTCGAGCGGGCTGCCGAGCCGCGGCTGGCTCCGGCGCCAGCGCAGGGCCAGCAGACCCCGGCCGAGAGCCCCGCACCCTCGGCCTGA
- a CDS encoding ATP-binding protein → MQPPTQLHLALTSEPDSVRKAAEALRALLSALGCGPEAMAEIELCAVEAMNNVIEHAYGSRPGQPFELKAWKDASGLVLELRDEGASLPAGALSRPSLPAVDPEARDTLPEGGWGLYILRELMDEVAYEALPSGNRMRLVRRRSLTSSR, encoded by the coding sequence ATGCAGCCACCCACACAGCTCCACCTCGCCCTCACGAGCGAGCCCGACTCCGTGAGGAAGGCGGCGGAGGCATTGCGCGCGCTGCTCTCGGCGCTCGGGTGCGGCCCGGAGGCCATGGCCGAGATCGAGCTGTGCGCGGTGGAGGCCATGAACAACGTCATCGAGCACGCGTACGGCTCGCGCCCGGGGCAGCCCTTCGAGCTGAAGGCCTGGAAGGATGCGAGCGGGCTGGTGCTCGAGCTGCGCGATGAGGGCGCGTCACTTCCCGCCGGAGCGCTGAGCCGGCCTTCCCTGCCGGCTGTGGACCCGGAGGCTCGAGACACGCTGCCAGAGGGAGGCTGGGGGCTGTACATCCTGCGCGAGCTGATGGACGAGGTGGCCTACGAGGCGCTCCCCAGCGGCAACCGGATGCGGCTGGTGCGGCGCCGCTCGCTCACAAGCTCCAGGTGA
- a CDS encoding PP2C family protein-serine/threonine phosphatase: protein MDLESDDVPRGNSPEEASGPRREPHLAHPQPRTARRPRRVLVVDDAPTTCALFSGMLEREGMAVSVATSGYEAVAMAQADPPDLVLLDYMMPDITGMAVARRMRADPRLREVPIILVTASSLESTMEEAFAAGADDYLIKPVARPLLLARVEAAIRAHESRIAARSANALLQDLQEARRVQQSLLPRLPVDFEGWHISGAVVPCSLVGGDMVDVMPGMGGAKVVSLVDVAGHGMAAALVAAQVSSELRMLVETRPLDEAMMALSFHMFHRGTERYACVAAIEIRGGKVTVINAGLPPVCVLRRGALRETVSASAVPPGLFEDPTVIPTHLTIDPGDCVVMLSDGLTEPFGRADSVAPGLTALGLQGMRGLAPAPPALVQRILECVGDSQRDDATLLVLDRVPGGQ from the coding sequence ATGGACCTGGAGAGCGATGATGTCCCTCGCGGCAACTCCCCCGAGGAAGCGTCAGGACCGAGGAGGGAGCCGCACCTCGCCCACCCGCAGCCCCGGACGGCCAGGCGTCCACGGCGCGTGCTGGTGGTGGATGATGCGCCCACCACCTGTGCCCTCTTCTCCGGCATGCTCGAGCGGGAGGGCATGGCCGTGAGCGTGGCCACCTCCGGCTACGAGGCGGTGGCCATGGCCCAGGCCGACCCTCCGGATCTGGTCCTGCTGGACTACATGATGCCGGACATCACGGGCATGGCCGTGGCGCGGCGCATGCGCGCGGACCCACGTCTGCGCGAGGTGCCCATCATCCTCGTCACCGCCTCCTCGCTCGAGAGCACCATGGAGGAGGCTTTCGCCGCGGGGGCCGATGACTATCTCATCAAGCCCGTCGCGCGCCCCCTGCTGCTGGCGCGAGTCGAGGCGGCCATCCGCGCCCACGAGAGCCGCATCGCCGCGCGCAGCGCGAACGCGCTCCTCCAGGATCTGCAGGAGGCCCGGCGTGTACAGCAGTCGCTGCTGCCCAGGCTGCCGGTGGACTTCGAGGGCTGGCACATCAGCGGGGCGGTGGTGCCCTGCTCCCTGGTGGGAGGGGACATGGTGGACGTGATGCCCGGCATGGGCGGGGCGAAGGTGGTGTCCCTGGTGGACGTGGCGGGGCACGGCATGGCGGCGGCCCTGGTCGCGGCGCAGGTCTCCAGCGAGCTGCGCATGCTGGTGGAGACGCGGCCGCTCGACGAGGCGATGATGGCGCTCAGCTTCCACATGTTCCACCGTGGCACCGAGCGCTATGCGTGCGTGGCGGCCATCGAGATACGGGGCGGCAAGGTCACCGTCATCAACGCGGGCCTGCCTCCGGTGTGCGTCCTGCGGCGGGGAGCGCTCCGTGAGACCGTCTCGGCGAGCGCGGTGCCGCCAGGGCTCTTCGAGGACCCCACGGTCATCCCCACGCACCTGACGATCGATCCGGGGGACTGCGTGGTGATGCTCAGCGACGGGCTGACGGAGCCCTTCGGACGCGCGGACTCCGTGGCACCGGGGCTCACCGCGCTCGGGCTGCAGGGCATGAGGGGGCTCGCGCCGGCCCCGCCGGCCCTCGTCCAGCGGATCCTGGAGTGCGTGGGCGACTCGCAGCGAGACGACGCCACGCTGCTCGTGCTCGACCGCGTGCCCGGCGGGCAGTGA
- a CDS encoding STAS domain-containing protein, whose protein sequence is MDLKTEWLEDTLIITPHLDRLDALAAVEFRKEVLQHVADGKRVVLNMIFITFVDSSGLASLVSVLKGLPPGGSLRLVHVHSNVRALLQLTRLVKVFSTFPSIREAIEA, encoded by the coding sequence ATGGACCTGAAGACCGAGTGGCTCGAGGACACACTCATCATCACCCCGCATCTGGACCGCCTGGATGCCCTGGCGGCCGTGGAGTTCCGCAAGGAGGTGCTGCAGCACGTCGCGGACGGCAAGCGCGTCGTGCTCAACATGATCTTCATCACCTTCGTGGACAGCTCCGGCCTGGCGAGCCTCGTCTCGGTGCTCAAGGGCCTGCCGCCCGGAGGCTCCCTGCGGCTCGTCCATGTGCACTCGAACGTCCGGGCGCTGCTGCAGCTCACCCGGCTGGTGAAGGTCTTCTCCACCTTCCCGAGCATCCGGGAAGCCATCGAGGCCTGA
- a CDS encoding glycoside hydrolase family 2 protein: MSLLPLTAMCSALLAAASVGRAGALSLEGRWIASEQELTQAPRSLPEGREMPVPSNWYRHGIDRGGVVWFSREVRLPTDGHFRLEFGGVDYEGQVFWDGQKVGGHRGYFAPFSLKLPPGRAGSRHLLAVRVDSPLESPEDFSQFKTLIKGVLSHHDTRPGGAWSPRGQEANTGGIWGAVRLVPVRAAWIGDARVRTLGASARRARLRVEIQLDEVLEPEALLDFVLREPGGTVVARVELGRVGQQRRFEREVWLARPRLWWPRELGEPALHDLEVRVRGQAGEDRLARRVGIRTVRQDAGRRLIVNGVPLFVRGTNYIGSLYLAELDRGMAARDLALMEAAHINAVRVHAHLSSPAFYDEADARGMLVWQDFPLQWGYDDSPAFAQEARRQVGEMLSAFGHHPSIVFWTGHNEAPWSSEWMVYKYGARYNPDQNRELARALAEALSADTTRPHQVNSPPAEHAWAGWYFGSYREFSRPAAHPVLTEFGAQAVPARATLETFLRPEQLWPLEGSNLELWTHHNFQLRELRDLARVPTGGSVDELIENSQRYQARLLQFAAEQLRRQKWQPVTALFQFMFVEHWPSMNWGMLDHLRQPKQGYAALARAYQPVLAVASRPRKDGPLRLSLVNDRQSALPGLSLRVRFGEDDTRTRELRVDVPANGVLELPEELPPPAPTESLRLTLIEASGAALSDNHYAPGYFTP; the protein is encoded by the coding sequence ATGTCCCTGCTTCCGCTCACCGCCATGTGCTCCGCCCTGCTCGCCGCTGCCTCCGTGGGCCGCGCCGGAGCCCTGTCCCTGGAGGGCCGCTGGATCGCCAGTGAGCAGGAGCTCACGCAGGCGCCTCGCTCCCTTCCCGAGGGCAGGGAGATGCCGGTGCCCTCCAACTGGTACCGGCACGGCATCGATCGGGGCGGCGTGGTGTGGTTCTCCCGCGAGGTGCGCCTGCCCACGGACGGGCACTTCCGGCTCGAGTTCGGCGGCGTGGATTATGAGGGGCAGGTCTTCTGGGATGGCCAGAAGGTGGGTGGGCACCGCGGGTACTTCGCACCCTTCTCGCTGAAGCTGCCACCAGGCCGGGCCGGCTCCCGTCACCTGCTGGCGGTGCGGGTGGACAGCCCCCTCGAGTCTCCGGAGGACTTCAGTCAGTTCAAGACCCTCATCAAGGGCGTGCTTTCGCACCACGACACGCGCCCCGGAGGGGCGTGGTCGCCGCGAGGCCAGGAGGCGAATACGGGCGGTATCTGGGGGGCGGTGCGGCTCGTGCCCGTCCGGGCCGCGTGGATTGGCGACGCGCGGGTGCGCACGCTCGGGGCCAGCGCACGCAGGGCCCGCCTGCGCGTGGAGATCCAGCTCGACGAGGTGCTCGAGCCCGAGGCGCTCCTGGACTTCGTGCTCCGGGAGCCCGGGGGCACCGTGGTGGCGCGCGTGGAGCTCGGCAGGGTGGGCCAGCAGCGGCGCTTCGAGCGTGAGGTGTGGCTTGCCCGTCCCCGCCTGTGGTGGCCGCGCGAGCTGGGAGAGCCGGCGCTCCATGACCTCGAGGTACGCGTGCGAGGCCAGGCCGGAGAGGATCGGCTCGCCCGCCGCGTCGGGATCCGCACGGTGCGCCAGGACGCGGGCCGGCGCCTGATCGTCAATGGCGTCCCCCTCTTCGTGCGCGGCACCAACTACATCGGCAGCCTCTACCTCGCGGAGCTGGACCGGGGGATGGCGGCGAGAGACCTGGCGTTGATGGAAGCGGCCCACATCAACGCGGTGCGGGTGCACGCGCACCTCTCGTCGCCCGCCTTCTACGACGAGGCGGACGCGCGCGGAATGCTGGTGTGGCAGGACTTCCCGCTGCAGTGGGGCTACGACGACAGCCCCGCCTTCGCCCAGGAGGCCCGCCGCCAGGTGGGGGAGATGCTCTCGGCGTTCGGGCACCACCCGTCCATCGTCTTCTGGACGGGACACAACGAGGCGCCCTGGTCCTCGGAGTGGATGGTCTACAAGTACGGGGCGCGCTACAACCCGGACCAGAACCGCGAGCTGGCCCGGGCCCTGGCGGAGGCGCTGAGCGCCGACACGACCCGGCCCCACCAGGTGAACTCCCCGCCAGCCGAGCACGCCTGGGCGGGCTGGTACTTCGGCAGCTACCGCGAGTTCTCCCGGCCCGCCGCCCACCCGGTGCTCACCGAGTTCGGAGCCCAGGCGGTGCCCGCGCGGGCCACGCTGGAGACCTTCCTGCGCCCCGAGCAGCTGTGGCCCCTGGAGGGCAGCAACCTCGAGCTCTGGACGCACCACAACTTCCAGCTGCGCGAGCTGCGCGACCTGGCCCGGGTGCCGACGGGCGGCTCGGTGGACGAGCTCATCGAGAACTCCCAGCGCTACCAGGCGCGGCTGCTGCAGTTCGCCGCGGAGCAGCTGCGCCGGCAGAAGTGGCAGCCGGTGACGGCGCTCTTCCAGTTCATGTTCGTCGAGCACTGGCCCTCCATGAACTGGGGGATGCTGGACCATCTCCGCCAGCCGAAGCAGGGGTACGCCGCGCTGGCGCGGGCCTACCAGCCGGTGCTGGCGGTGGCCTCCCGGCCGCGCAAGGACGGGCCGCTGCGGCTGAGCCTCGTGAACGACCGCCAGTCCGCGCTGCCGGGCCTCTCGCTGCGGGTGCGCTTCGGGGAGGACGACACGCGGACGCGCGAGCTGCGCGTGGACGTGCCCGCCAACGGAGTCCTGGAGCTCCCCGAGGAGCTGCCGCCGCCAGCGCCCACCGAGTCCCTTCGCCTCACCCTCATCGAAGCATCGGGTGCCGCCCTCTCCGACAACCACTACGCCCCTGGGTACTTCACGCCATGA
- a CDS encoding glycosyltransferase family 2 protein, which translates to MTIATVRQPSLESDSAPPREEVRSGSIEERQPPEPMPHSAAREALFQSLATASVVFGLWYLDWRWTSSVNWEAWWFSVPLLLAETLAFVGTCLFMLNLWRTEDTPRSPPPATVADILERKPKQDRPLIVDVFVATYSEDPELVRLSLRDARKLRYPHPIDLRVHALDDGRRPAMRAVAEQEGVGYITRGDNVGFKAGNIRNALEQTQGDLVVICDADTRPFPELLEETLGYFRDPRVAWVQTPQWFYDLDEGTPLPDLLSRSLRLGRVGRALGRGVEALIGPVRVGADLFGNDPALFYDVIQRRRNWCNASFCCGAGSVHRRDAVMEAALRAYGEQVASAVEQITQEVKDTRLRADLSEVMSGEAAREFELTPYKFHVSEDIYTSIVLHSDCQRRWKSVYHPRVLTRMLSPQDLLAWTIQRFKYAGGTLDIFWNDNPLRRAGLSIWQKLMYGTTIYSYLAPLWTVVFLLWPILYLFTGLSPVEAYDTDFYMHLVPFVVLNKVAFAVGTWGVPAWRGEQYYLSFFWLNIKAIADVMRGRPIKFHVTPKTRQAGTFLSLVWPHVALIALTLLGLVVMGVRVFVLRTEGLDAYLANAFWGLNNVLALSAIVFAALRKEKGN; encoded by the coding sequence ATGACCATCGCCACCGTTCGACAACCATCGCTCGAGTCGGACAGCGCTCCTCCCCGGGAGGAGGTCCGCTCCGGCTCCATCGAGGAACGCCAGCCTCCCGAGCCCATGCCCCACAGCGCGGCGCGCGAGGCGCTCTTCCAGTCGCTCGCGACGGCCTCCGTGGTCTTCGGGCTGTGGTACCTGGACTGGCGCTGGACCAGCTCGGTGAACTGGGAGGCGTGGTGGTTCTCCGTGCCCCTGCTGCTGGCCGAGACCCTGGCCTTCGTCGGCACCTGCCTCTTCATGCTCAACCTCTGGCGCACGGAGGACACGCCGCGGAGCCCGCCGCCGGCGACGGTCGCGGACATCCTGGAGAGGAAGCCCAAGCAGGATCGCCCGCTCATCGTCGACGTCTTCGTCGCCACGTACAGCGAGGATCCGGAGCTGGTCCGGCTGTCCCTGCGGGACGCCCGGAAGCTGCGCTACCCGCACCCCATCGACTTGCGCGTCCACGCGCTGGACGATGGGCGGCGCCCCGCCATGCGGGCCGTGGCCGAGCAGGAGGGGGTGGGCTACATCACCCGCGGGGACAACGTCGGCTTCAAGGCGGGCAACATCCGCAACGCGCTCGAGCAGACCCAGGGCGACCTGGTGGTCATCTGCGACGCGGACACGCGCCCCTTCCCGGAACTGCTCGAGGAGACGCTCGGCTACTTCCGCGATCCGCGGGTGGCGTGGGTGCAGACCCCGCAGTGGTTCTATGATCTGGACGAGGGAACGCCGCTGCCCGACTTGCTCTCGCGCTCCCTGCGGCTCGGCCGGGTGGGCCGCGCGCTGGGCCGCGGCGTCGAGGCGCTCATCGGCCCGGTGCGCGTGGGCGCGGACCTGTTCGGCAATGATCCGGCGCTCTTCTACGACGTCATCCAGCGGCGCCGGAACTGGTGCAACGCCTCGTTCTGCTGCGGCGCGGGCAGCGTGCACCGCCGTGACGCGGTGATGGAGGCGGCGCTCCGGGCCTACGGCGAGCAGGTGGCCAGCGCGGTGGAGCAGATCACCCAGGAGGTAAAGGACACGCGGCTGCGCGCCGATCTCTCCGAGGTCATGTCCGGCGAGGCCGCGCGCGAGTTCGAGCTCACCCCCTACAAGTTCCACGTGTCGGAGGACATCTACACGAGCATCGTGCTGCACTCGGACTGCCAGCGGCGGTGGAAGTCCGTCTACCACCCGCGCGTGCTCACCCGGATGCTCTCCCCGCAGGACCTGCTGGCGTGGACCATCCAGCGCTTCAAGTACGCGGGGGGCACGCTGGACATCTTCTGGAACGACAACCCGCTGCGCCGCGCGGGGCTCAGCATCTGGCAGAAGCTGATGTACGGGACGACCATCTACTCGTACCTCGCGCCGCTGTGGACGGTGGTCTTCCTGCTCTGGCCCATCCTCTACCTCTTCACCGGCCTGAGCCCCGTGGAGGCCTACGACACGGACTTCTACATGCACCTGGTGCCCTTCGTGGTGCTGAACAAGGTGGCCTTCGCCGTGGGCACCTGGGGCGTGCCCGCCTGGCGCGGCGAGCAGTACTACCTGTCGTTCTTCTGGCTCAACATCAAGGCCATCGCGGACGTGATGAGGGGCAGGCCCATCAAGTTCCACGTCACGCCGAAGACGCGGCAGGCGGGCACCTTCCTGTCGCTCGTCTGGCCCCACGTCGCGCTCATCGCGCTGACGCTGCTGGGCCTGGTGGTGATGGGCGTGCGCGTCTTCGTCCTCCGCACGGAGGGCCTGGACGCCTACCTGGCCAACGCCTTCTGGGGGCTCAACAACGTCCTGGCGCTGTCCGCGATCGTGTTCGCGGCGCTGCGCAAGGAGAAGGGGAACTGA
- a CDS encoding DUF3131 domain-containing protein has translation MRHSRGFIAARSHAAFLIGLMAALGVIFFLRYRMPTVRPGVVDYARLLEDRPEAAPLHPTGVPLSEQERAWARIAWTYFERNYQPKTGLVNSVDAYPSTTLWDLGSYMMALLAAEDLKLIGGPEFESRMNALLASLAALPLVDGRLPNKAYHTATLAMVDYDNSESRNGVGWSALDVARFAVPATLITWRHPRYTPAVRAVLQAWGLEDMARDGQMMGSHRSREDGGLVLVQEGRFGYEQYGAKSLFLLGLDVSRALRYEVGVDVMEVAGQRVAYDARLPEDHAGTQNAVLSEPYVLEALEFGLNSTTLPLARAVFHAQAGRFEDTGILTAVSEDNIDRPPYFVYNSVLNGRREWAAFAPDGSDASAHRSLSLKAAFGWAYIFAGDYSGRLLQGVAALNDPQKGWYSGRYEADGKVNTAITANTNALVLEALWYRARGPLLPAARALR, from the coding sequence ATGCGACACTCGAGAGGGTTCATCGCCGCGCGCTCGCACGCGGCTTTTCTCATCGGGCTGATGGCGGCGCTGGGAGTCATCTTCTTCCTGCGCTACCGCATGCCCACCGTCCGGCCGGGAGTGGTGGACTACGCGCGGCTGCTCGAGGATCGGCCCGAGGCCGCGCCGCTGCATCCGACGGGGGTGCCGCTCTCCGAGCAGGAGCGCGCGTGGGCGCGGATTGCCTGGACCTACTTCGAGCGCAACTACCAGCCGAAGACGGGCCTGGTGAACTCGGTGGATGCGTACCCCTCCACCACGCTCTGGGACCTGGGCTCGTACATGATGGCGCTGCTGGCCGCCGAGGACCTGAAGCTCATCGGCGGGCCGGAGTTCGAGTCGCGCATGAACGCGCTGCTGGCCTCGCTCGCCGCGCTGCCGCTCGTGGACGGCCGGCTCCCCAACAAGGCCTACCACACCGCCACGCTCGCCATGGTGGACTACGACAACTCCGAGTCCCGGAATGGCGTGGGCTGGTCCGCGCTGGACGTGGCGCGCTTCGCGGTGCCCGCCACGCTGATCACCTGGCGCCACCCTCGCTACACGCCCGCGGTGCGCGCCGTCCTCCAGGCCTGGGGGCTGGAAGACATGGCGCGGGACGGGCAGATGATGGGCAGCCACCGCTCCAGGGAGGACGGGGGGCTCGTGCTCGTCCAGGAGGGGCGCTTCGGCTACGAGCAGTACGGCGCCAAGTCGCTCTTCCTGCTCGGGTTGGATGTGAGCCGGGCCCTGCGCTACGAGGTGGGCGTGGACGTGATGGAGGTGGCGGGGCAGCGCGTCGCCTACGACGCGCGGCTGCCGGAGGATCATGCGGGCACGCAGAACGCCGTGCTCTCGGAGCCCTACGTGCTGGAGGCGCTCGAGTTCGGCCTCAACTCCACCACGCTGCCCCTGGCGCGCGCCGTCTTCCACGCGCAGGCGGGGCGCTTCGAGGACACGGGCATCCTCACCGCGGTGTCCGAGGACAACATCGATCGGCCTCCGTACTTCGTCTACAACAGCGTCCTCAACGGCAGGCGCGAGTGGGCGGCCTTCGCTCCGGATGGCAGCGACGCCTCCGCGCACCGCAGCCTCTCGCTGAAGGCGGCGTTCGGCTGGGCCTACATCTTCGCCGGTGACTACTCCGGGCGCCTGCTCCAGGGGGTGGCGGCGCTGAACGATCCGCAGAAGGGCTGGTACTCCGGGCGCTACGAGGCGGACGGGAAGGTGAACACCGCCATCACCGCCAACACCAACGCCCTGGTGCTCGAGGCACTCTGGTACCGGGCCCGGGGCCCCCTGCTGCCGGCGGCGAGGGCACTGCGATGA